A window of the Cystobacter fuscus genome harbors these coding sequences:
- a CDS encoding ATP-binding protein, translating into MRSLSFRSLFLLLMVTPVVVATGLLGWLSYRAAREVVAQDAIRAVEIAANAREQSLKFRLSRQRERAQGFLNLTRVRCAPMPERERTRCFRDALADFAFTETALGARLQLSHGEPLRVGTAPEDPAPLARLPPGQWVRFEPGQGFERVYELIVHSGDDLLGIRFGLGPINGIFLDRYGLGMSGETFLVDPEGAFLTTPKYPGYGVESHPLDSRPIGLCLEGRDDEMAGVDYRGVQVIHAFRYVEEIGGGCIMAQIEHDEAFAPAYRLRLRVAQASAALVSLTVGLSFLFSRRLSRPVRNLTRTARALQAGDFDVAVPAEGPGELKTFATTFERMARSLQASTDERNQLLVRETEARQEAESQKALLRLIIEQSGEGLIMADTSGTVRLFNAAAERHHGATAAQAAAPFDARPYKLFTVDGRAMTREDAPLQRAVRGEVVTNFRWRVLRPDGQWRTLEGTASPLRQPDGTPVGGVLIAHDVTQQQQAEADRERLVRELKAERTRLVALAGLSRALAESRLSLESILDTTCWQLAEHVGDVCCWRMVSADGRLLEARVLHARDPELEASARQFLMQVPLRTQDEAPARALASDEPLLVSPEAPGLRDMFLAVPPKGALELERWRPNGVALLPLRAPGRTLGLMVLYRFVPNPAYSEDDLVLFREVVDRTALAIENARLFQQEQQAVRIRDDLVAVVSHDLRNPISAISMSASVMLKREGLTDWQAKGLSRIYSAADRALRMIRDLLDSTQARVGGIPVSPRPLDLHGLARHVVEEVQLAHPERHILFLASGDAYGAWDADRMAQVITNLVGNAVQHSPVDSAVRVESRGLEAEVQLSVHNEGSPIPAEELSTLFEPFRRGRGATGAPGSVGLGLFITRQIVEAHGGVIEVSSQAGEGTLFRVRFPRDELPSLPAA; encoded by the coding sequence ATGCGTTCCCTGTCCTTCCGTTCGCTCTTTCTGCTGCTGATGGTGACACCAGTGGTGGTGGCGACGGGGCTGTTGGGCTGGTTGTCCTACCGGGCCGCCCGCGAGGTGGTGGCGCAGGACGCCATCCGGGCGGTGGAGATCGCCGCCAACGCACGGGAACAATCGCTGAAGTTCCGCCTCTCCCGGCAGCGTGAGCGCGCCCAGGGCTTCCTGAACCTCACGCGCGTGCGGTGTGCGCCCATGCCCGAGCGCGAGCGCACCCGGTGTTTCCGGGACGCGCTCGCCGACTTCGCCTTCACCGAGACGGCACTGGGGGCGCGGCTCCAGCTCTCCCACGGAGAGCCGCTGCGGGTGGGCACCGCACCGGAGGATCCGGCGCCCCTGGCTCGGCTGCCGCCCGGCCAGTGGGTGCGCTTCGAGCCGGGACAGGGCTTCGAGCGCGTGTACGAACTCATCGTCCACTCCGGAGACGACCTGCTGGGGATCCGCTTCGGCCTGGGTCCCATCAACGGCATCTTCCTGGATCGCTATGGGTTGGGGATGTCCGGAGAGACCTTCCTGGTAGACCCCGAGGGCGCCTTCCTCACGACGCCGAAGTACCCCGGGTACGGAGTGGAGAGCCATCCCCTCGACTCGCGGCCCATCGGGCTGTGTCTGGAGGGCCGGGACGACGAGATGGCGGGGGTGGACTATCGCGGCGTCCAGGTCATCCACGCCTTTCGCTACGTCGAGGAGATAGGCGGGGGCTGCATCATGGCCCAGATCGAGCATGACGAGGCCTTCGCCCCGGCGTACAGGTTGCGCCTCCGGGTGGCCCAGGCCTCCGCCGCGCTGGTGTCGCTCACCGTGGGGCTGTCCTTCCTCTTCTCGCGCCGGCTGTCGCGCCCCGTGCGCAACCTCACGCGGACGGCGCGGGCGCTGCAGGCGGGGGACTTCGACGTCGCGGTGCCGGCCGAGGGCCCCGGGGAGTTGAAGACCTTCGCCACCACCTTCGAGCGGATGGCGCGCTCGCTCCAGGCCTCCACCGACGAGCGCAACCAGTTGCTCGTGCGCGAGACGGAGGCCCGCCAGGAGGCCGAGTCCCAGAAGGCGCTGCTGCGGCTCATCATCGAGCAGAGCGGCGAGGGCCTCATCATGGCGGACACGAGTGGAACCGTTCGTCTCTTCAACGCCGCCGCCGAGCGTCACCATGGGGCCACCGCGGCGCAGGCGGCCGCGCCGTTCGATGCCCGGCCCTACAAGCTCTTCACGGTGGACGGGCGGGCCATGACGCGCGAGGACGCTCCCCTACAACGGGCGGTGCGGGGCGAGGTCGTCACCAACTTCCGTTGGCGGGTGCTCCGGCCGGATGGCCAGTGGCGCACGTTGGAGGGAACGGCCTCGCCGCTGCGCCAGCCCGATGGCACTCCCGTGGGCGGGGTCCTCATCGCCCATGACGTCACCCAGCAGCAGCAGGCCGAGGCCGATCGCGAGCGGTTGGTGCGCGAGCTGAAGGCGGAGCGCACGCGCCTGGTGGCGCTCGCGGGCCTGTCGCGCGCCCTGGCCGAGTCCCGGTTGTCGCTGGAGTCCATCCTGGACACCACGTGCTGGCAACTGGCCGAGCACGTCGGGGACGTGTGCTGCTGGCGGATGGTCTCCGCGGATGGTCGTCTGCTGGAGGCCCGGGTGCTCCATGCCCGGGACCCGGAGCTGGAGGCCAGTGCCCGCCAGTTCCTGATGCAGGTGCCCCTGCGCACCCAGGACGAGGCGCCGGCCCGGGCATTGGCCTCGGACGAGCCCCTGCTCGTGTCTCCCGAAGCACCGGGTCTGCGCGACATGTTCCTGGCGGTGCCGCCCAAGGGAGCGCTGGAGCTCGAGCGGTGGCGGCCGAACGGTGTCGCCCTGCTGCCCTTGCGCGCTCCGGGGCGGACCCTCGGCTTGATGGTGCTCTACCGGTTCGTTCCCAACCCGGCCTACTCCGAGGATGATCTCGTGCTCTTCCGCGAGGTCGTCGATCGCACGGCGCTGGCCATCGAGAACGCCCGGCTCTTCCAGCAGGAGCAACAGGCGGTGCGCATCCGGGACGACCTGGTGGCCGTGGTGTCCCATGATCTGCGCAATCCCATCTCCGCCATCTCCATGTCGGCCAGCGTGATGCTCAAGCGCGAGGGGCTCACCGACTGGCAGGCCAAGGGGCTCAGCCGCATCTACTCGGCGGCGGATCGGGCGCTGCGGATGATCCGGGATCTGCTCGATTCCACCCAGGCGCGCGTGGGGGGCATCCCCGTGTCGCCCAGACCGCTCGACCTGCACGGGCTCGCGCGGCACGTGGTGGAGGAAGTGCAGCTCGCGCACCCCGAGCGGCACATCCTCTTCCTGGCGAGTGGGGACGCGTACGGCGCATGGGACGCGGACCGCATGGCCCAGGTCATCACCAACCTGGTGGGCAACGCCGTGCAGCACAGCCCCGTGGACAGCGCGGTGCGCGTGGAGTCGCGGGGCCTGGAGGCGGAGGTCCAGTTGAGCGTCCACAACGAGGGCTCGCCCATTCCCGCCGAGGAGCTGTCGACCTTGTTCGAGCCCTTCCGGCGGGGGCGGGGGGCGACGGGTGCTCCGGGCAGCGTGGGCCTGGGCCTCTTCATCACCCGGCAGATCGTCGAGGCGCACGGGGGTGTCATCGAGGTGAGCTCCCAGGCGGGGGAGGGGACCTTGTTCCGGGTCCGTTTCCCCCGCGACGAGCTGCCCTCACTCCCGGCGGCGTGA
- a CDS encoding bifunctional metallophosphatase/5'-nucleotidase has product MTPRSATRPRHAALLRVLTCALLPLAACESPEPPPPSPPTPRTLRLLQTSDLHTNVFAWDYFTGKADAQRGLAKVATLVQQARAENPECNLLLDTGDTIQGTPLGTYYALVDKTSKHPMAVAMNALRYDAMALGNHEFNYGLDTLGRFQRELDFPVLGANVRKSADDGEAFTPFLLKDVCGVKVGILGLVTPGVTTWERPENIPGLSFADPLETARKYVPELRRAGADVVVVAIHSGPDKQPTGSASDPTSWLVDYADTSKWTDRGNLPGENQAVQIAQQVEGIDVMLTGHTHQPIPKMLLRNTSGQDVLLIQPNRWGSHLGVVDLSLVHEDGHWKVEGKDSRLLKVDASVAEDAEVTRLVRGYHDTTVAYVNTPIGSTRAAFPGGLQARYVDSALADLINTVQEEAAKENGHPVDFSLAALFTDEGQLPAGNLTLRDAYSIYIYDNTLYVMEITGSILRRALEWNANYFAPWNTQAPPDASRPRSALTSTVADYNWDLYSGIEYGYDLTRPAGSRLTHLRFKGKDVSDTDVFHVAINNYRAGGGGGYTMYREGRVLWTSADGVRDYIASYVRNHPDLDPDSVNTCNFVLAPDPYLYFFQGTASPVKCTAP; this is encoded by the coding sequence ATGACTCCACGTTCCGCGACGCGCCCGCGTCACGCGGCCCTCCTCCGCGTCCTCACCTGCGCCCTCCTTCCACTCGCCGCCTGTGAATCCCCGGAGCCTCCGCCTCCCTCGCCACCCACTCCGCGCACCCTGCGGCTGCTCCAGACGAGCGACCTGCACACCAACGTGTTCGCCTGGGACTACTTCACCGGCAAGGCGGACGCGCAGCGGGGCCTCGCCAAGGTCGCCACGCTCGTGCAGCAGGCCCGCGCGGAGAACCCCGAGTGCAACCTCCTGCTCGACACGGGCGACACCATCCAGGGCACGCCCCTGGGCACCTACTACGCCCTGGTGGACAAGACGTCCAAGCACCCCATGGCCGTGGCCATGAACGCGCTGCGCTATGACGCCATGGCGCTGGGCAACCACGAGTTCAACTACGGCCTGGACACCCTCGGCAGGTTCCAGCGCGAGCTGGACTTCCCCGTGCTCGGCGCCAACGTGCGCAAGAGCGCGGATGACGGCGAGGCCTTCACCCCCTTCCTCCTCAAGGACGTGTGCGGGGTGAAGGTCGGCATCCTCGGCCTGGTGACACCGGGCGTGACCACCTGGGAGCGCCCGGAGAACATCCCCGGCCTGAGCTTCGCGGACCCCCTGGAGACGGCCCGCAAGTACGTGCCCGAGCTGCGGCGCGCGGGCGCGGACGTGGTGGTGGTGGCCATCCACAGCGGCCCGGACAAGCAGCCCACCGGCAGCGCGAGCGATCCGACGAGCTGGCTCGTGGACTACGCGGACACGTCGAAGTGGACCGACCGCGGCAACCTGCCCGGCGAGAACCAGGCCGTGCAGATCGCCCAGCAGGTCGAGGGCATCGACGTGATGCTCACCGGCCACACCCACCAGCCCATCCCCAAGATGCTCCTGCGCAACACGAGCGGCCAGGACGTGCTGCTCATCCAGCCCAACCGCTGGGGCAGCCACCTGGGCGTGGTGGACCTGTCGCTCGTCCACGAGGACGGACACTGGAAGGTGGAGGGCAAGGACTCGCGCCTGCTCAAGGTGGACGCCAGCGTGGCGGAGGACGCGGAGGTGACGCGGCTCGTGCGCGGCTACCACGACACCACCGTCGCCTACGTCAACACGCCCATCGGCTCCACGCGCGCGGCGTTTCCCGGTGGCCTGCAGGCGCGCTACGTGGACAGCGCGCTCGCGGACCTCATCAACACCGTGCAGGAGGAGGCGGCCAAGGAGAACGGCCATCCCGTGGACTTCTCGCTCGCGGCCCTCTTCACCGACGAGGGCCAGCTGCCCGCGGGAAACCTCACCCTGCGCGACGCCTACAGCATCTACATCTATGACAACACGCTCTACGTGATGGAGATCACCGGCTCCATCCTGCGCCGCGCCCTGGAGTGGAACGCGAACTACTTCGCCCCCTGGAACACCCAGGCCCCGCCCGATGCCTCGCGGCCCCGGAGCGCCCTGACCAGCACCGTGGCCGACTACAACTGGGATTTGTACTCGGGCATCGAGTACGGGTACGACCTCACCCGGCCCGCCGGCTCGCGCCTCACCCACCTGCGCTTCAAGGGCAAGGACGTGAGCGACACGGACGTCTTCCACGTCGCCATCAACAACTACCGGGCGGGCGGCGGCGGCGGCTACACCATGTACCGCGAGGGCCGTGTGCTGTGGACCTCGGCCGATGGCGTGCGCGACTACATCGCCAGCTACGTGCGCAACCACCCCGACCTCGATCCGGACAGCGTGAACACCTGCAACTTCGTGCTCGCGCCGGACCCCTACCTCTACTTCTTCCAGGGCACGGCCAGCCCGGTGAAGTGCACGGCGCCATAG